One region of Pseudoalteromonas sp. R3 genomic DNA includes:
- a CDS encoding HAMP domain-containing sensor histidine kinase → MKATQLRNRIVAFFVGIALFISALFGAASFLFAYSIEDRFFIYLLDDEAQTVAAQLESGLEARPRLDFIRYYPEKHELPAIIREVLDEEPNRIEFSGENDSHYHLKQIPTGYLLAEVSEQLVVRKIKGGMLKFILVLFGGVLVLALILAFTSLMMAKRLIKPLDTLVKIVEDAPVERLPQNFSGQFVNDEIGAFARTLEQALSRIRHFISREQAFTRDVSHELRTPVAITQSSLTLLRQTQLTDKQAELVGRIADAQHQITQSLEVLLALAREETLADANTRVLPVVEQVILSQAEKIAGKDIEVEVDIAAKLELPIAPSALRLLLNNLIGNAFTHIRSGVVTIEGRTQSIMVSDTGEGITPELLKTLFEPGAKGPESEGMGMGLSMVKRLCEKLDIELSVSSSDSGSTFCLKFPDGV, encoded by the coding sequence ATGAAAGCTACTCAGTTACGTAACCGGATTGTCGCTTTTTTTGTCGGTATTGCGTTATTTATAAGTGCTCTGTTTGGGGCGGCAAGCTTTTTGTTTGCGTACAGCATAGAAGACAGGTTTTTTATTTATTTGCTGGATGATGAGGCGCAGACCGTTGCTGCGCAACTTGAATCAGGCCTTGAAGCCAGGCCCAGACTCGACTTTATTCGCTACTATCCAGAAAAACATGAATTACCGGCAATTATCCGGGAAGTGCTTGATGAAGAGCCTAATCGGATCGAGTTTAGTGGCGAAAACGACAGCCATTACCATCTTAAGCAAATTCCCACTGGCTATTTACTGGCCGAAGTCAGTGAGCAGCTGGTGGTGCGTAAGATCAAAGGTGGCATGCTGAAGTTTATTTTGGTTTTGTTTGGCGGCGTTCTTGTGCTGGCGTTGATATTGGCGTTTACTTCCCTGATGATGGCAAAGCGCTTGATCAAACCGCTGGATACTTTGGTTAAAATTGTAGAAGACGCGCCGGTGGAGCGCCTGCCGCAGAATTTCTCAGGGCAGTTTGTCAATGATGAAATTGGTGCATTCGCCAGAACTTTGGAGCAGGCGCTGTCTCGTATTCGGCATTTTATCAGCCGTGAGCAGGCATTCACCCGAGATGTTTCCCATGAATTAAGAACGCCAGTGGCAATTACCCAAAGCTCGTTGACGTTACTCAGACAAACACAACTAACCGACAAGCAAGCAGAGCTGGTGGGTCGGATTGCCGATGCTCAGCATCAAATCACACAAAGCCTGGAAGTCTTACTGGCATTGGCCCGGGAAGAAACTTTAGCTGATGCAAATACCCGCGTATTACCTGTGGTTGAGCAGGTTATCTTAAGCCAGGCAGAAAAAATTGCTGGTAAAGACATAGAGGTAGAAGTCGACATCGCAGCAAAGCTGGAGTTGCCCATTGCCCCCAGTGCATTACGGCTGTTGCTGAATAATCTGATCGGCAATGCATTTACCCATATTCGTAGCGGCGTAGTCACTATAGAAGGACGCACACAGTCAATTATGGTATCGGATACAGGGGAGGGGATTACCCCTGAACTGTTGAAAACGCTGTTTGAACCCGGCGCAAAAGGCCCCGAAAGTGAGGGAATGGGCATGGGGCTTTCCATGGTTAAGCGTCTGTGTGAAAAACTAGACATTGAGCTGAGTGTTTCCAGCTCAGATTCGGGCAGTACGTTTTGTCTGAAGTTTCCTGATGGTGTCTGA
- a CDS encoding GEVED domain-containing protein has product MKKFSISTSIVSAALALPLLGATAQAQDLSDAQLQAARYSELGDMLTVTEAQGRFAWMQKCYDGLLVELWEQMFDTRDIVSKEEKLRQLKELWLSADKIAAGKAQYVTFANEDFSNPYDWVAGTSDNQACTLMPPEYQPVALKTTVLSHNYCDNASFDNEWEWISKVTIEDFEHQSGTKAHTMVSGKVVTLPANRSVKVSITPGNLEPDFPSYVVARVWVDWDHNGQLDNSEMVYKSASDGVFKFTMDIPADVPEGTTLMRIATDAGGGSDNACSRVQYGEVEDYLVTVR; this is encoded by the coding sequence ATGAAAAAGTTTTCTATAAGCACATCGATTGTGTCTGCCGCCCTGGCTTTACCCCTGTTGGGTGCTACAGCACAGGCACAAGATCTCAGCGATGCCCAACTACAAGCCGCCCGTTATAGCGAGCTGGGTGACATGCTAACAGTGACAGAAGCTCAGGGCAGATTCGCCTGGATGCAAAAATGCTACGACGGTTTACTCGTAGAACTATGGGAGCAGATGTTCGATACCCGTGACATTGTCAGCAAAGAAGAAAAGCTACGCCAGCTCAAAGAGCTATGGCTGTCGGCAGATAAAATTGCTGCGGGCAAAGCACAATATGTGACCTTTGCTAATGAAGATTTCAGCAACCCTTATGATTGGGTTGCAGGCACCAGTGACAATCAGGCATGTACACTTATGCCGCCAGAGTATCAGCCTGTGGCATTGAAAACCACGGTGCTGTCACATAATTACTGCGACAATGCCAGCTTTGACAACGAGTGGGAATGGATCTCCAAAGTCACCATTGAAGACTTCGAACATCAATCGGGTACCAAAGCACACACTATGGTATCGGGTAAAGTGGTTACCTTGCCCGCAAACCGAAGCGTCAAGGTGTCTATCACACCGGGTAATCTGGAGCCTGATTTTCCTTCGTATGTCGTTGCTCGAGTATGGGTTGACTGGGATCACAATGGCCAGCTAGACAACAGTGAAATGGTCTACAAATCTGCATCAGATGGGGTGTTCAAGTTTACCATGGACATTCCGGCGGATGTACCCGAAGGCACGACATTGATGCGCATTGCAACCGATGCGGGTGGTGGCTCTGACAACGCTTGCTCCCGTGTTCAATATGGTGAAGTCGAAGACTACCTTGTAACGGTTCGTTAA
- a CDS encoding zinc-dependent metalloprotease family protein, producing the protein MKKAILATALTLASGLTQANTIDIAILYSDEAAANTSNIQTKINQLISFSNQVYSQNEINLRLNLVASASIGSAQVTADENWLNALTDSASIAQYRDANNADMVALLGVGSSAGSNLISCGIAWVGQGSNGNLYSSQVNKMYSITAVDCGATTFVHELGHNQGLTHARRQGDTSGGVYKDGMGHGVYNVFTSIMAYPHVFGSATQYDYFSNPNWTANGYPFGVEGESYAWKTVNATKDDIANMK; encoded by the coding sequence ATGAAAAAAGCAATCTTAGCGACGGCACTCACCTTAGCCTCAGGTTTAACTCAGGCGAATACAATCGACATTGCTATCCTGTATAGTGATGAAGCAGCAGCCAATACGTCGAATATCCAAACGAAAATTAACCAGCTGATCTCATTTTCTAATCAGGTTTATAGCCAAAATGAAATTAACTTAAGACTTAACCTGGTTGCTTCAGCTTCTATCGGTAGTGCGCAGGTAACAGCTGACGAAAACTGGTTAAACGCACTGACGGACAGCGCATCCATCGCACAATATCGTGATGCCAATAATGCTGACATGGTTGCATTATTGGGTGTTGGTTCATCTGCAGGCAGCAATCTCATTAGCTGTGGTATTGCCTGGGTTGGCCAGGGTAGCAATGGTAACTTGTACTCATCTCAGGTCAATAAGATGTACTCCATTACTGCTGTAGACTGTGGTGCAACCACCTTTGTGCATGAGTTAGGCCACAACCAGGGTTTAACACACGCTCGCAGACAGGGTGACACATCAGGTGGTGTATATAAAGATGGTATGGGACATGGTGTATATAATGTCTTCACCAGCATCATGGCATACCCACATGTCTTTGGTAGTGCGACACAGTATGACTACTTCTCAAACCCTAACTGGACAGCAAACGGCTATCCTTTTGGTGTTGAAGGCGAGTCATACGCCTGGAAAACTGTGAATGCAACCAAAGACGACATTGCTAACATGAAATAG
- a CDS encoding TonB-dependent receptor, translating to MTTTIKLSPVALALFACSAAMAEQADKQNIETISVLGSKVSNRTATESTSPIDILDTDQLNKGGFTELGQSLQSIAPSFNFSRTQVSDGSDLFRPATLRGLQPDQTLVLVNGKRRHTQAIFGLSGTVGAGAAGTDMNSIPMMALKNVEILRDGAAARYGSDAIAGVINLSLNDSTGVTTGFVQAGSTGEGDGDTYSLGLNRGFDLGSQGGFINVSLEYRDADGTNRAERDTGGSSTTAPGTLSDDVRWKQGNSDSEFISVFYNAALPVGDKELYSFAGFSNRTALGNGFYRDFNRAERNVPQVYPDGFLPRIDNEAEDLSFAIGLKGDINPDWAFDVSSVYGENQYDYSSSNTINSSYAAEYLASNPNASAQDIANNAGPRGGYSGGFRFDQWTTNLDISGIIDIDGGEPVYLSVGAEYRKENYEIVPGEVASYACGVSNSDRSFPSVIDAEIFADCGFQAYQGLRPDAANKADRSSHAIYIEAETLLNEDWLVSAALRYEDVSDSNDDTIWKLATRYELTEDLALRAAASTGFRAPSLQQSGYTAFTTTLGGDGALATSYTATAGSPFPAALGVDGLKLESSDNYNLGLAWDVSNDLSVTLDFYQIKIYDRINLGSFIGVNSDELDAFPAANAALTATGAVQGNFFSNSLDSTTQGFDLIASYSLALAAGELDITFAANKNKTEIDKVNAPQGIPDNIVLDAQRRSFLTHGQPRERATLTFDYQQDDWNALLRFNYFGKTEVSYFAGGHIVLPDFLSPTNSWQQTSVVESAVLVDINAGYQLTDSIALSAGIDNLFDETPDELGEDEVLNFITNGAMRYPLRALPYGFDGMTYYAKVSFSF from the coding sequence ATGACAACGACTATTAAACTTTCGCCAGTTGCACTGGCACTCTTTGCGTGCTCCGCTGCGATGGCTGAACAAGCCGACAAACAAAACATAGAGACCATCTCGGTACTGGGTTCTAAGGTATCCAACCGGACGGCCACGGAGTCAACCTCTCCCATAGACATACTGGACACGGATCAACTAAACAAAGGCGGCTTTACTGAATTAGGTCAGAGCCTGCAATCCATAGCACCATCATTTAACTTTAGCCGGACTCAGGTTTCGGATGGCTCTGACTTGTTCCGACCGGCAACATTACGTGGCCTTCAGCCGGATCAAACTCTGGTTCTGGTCAATGGTAAACGCCGCCATACTCAGGCCATCTTTGGATTATCTGGAACGGTTGGAGCTGGTGCCGCGGGCACAGATATGAACTCCATCCCTATGATGGCACTGAAAAATGTCGAGATACTCAGAGACGGCGCCGCAGCGCGTTATGGCTCTGATGCCATAGCGGGTGTTATCAACCTTTCTTTGAACGACAGCACCGGTGTCACGACAGGTTTTGTACAGGCTGGCTCGACTGGCGAAGGCGATGGGGATACCTATTCTCTGGGCCTGAACCGAGGGTTTGATTTGGGCAGCCAGGGCGGCTTTATCAATGTCTCCTTAGAATATCGCGATGCCGATGGTACCAACCGGGCCGAGCGTGATACAGGTGGCTCCTCAACCACCGCCCCCGGCACTTTATCCGATGATGTACGCTGGAAGCAGGGCAATTCTGACAGTGAGTTTATCTCAGTGTTCTACAACGCAGCGCTGCCTGTGGGTGATAAAGAATTATATTCATTTGCCGGCTTTTCAAACCGCACAGCCTTAGGCAATGGCTTTTACCGCGACTTTAATCGTGCAGAGCGCAACGTACCCCAGGTGTATCCGGATGGTTTTCTACCGAGGATCGATAACGAAGCTGAAGATCTGTCCTTCGCAATTGGCCTGAAAGGCGATATCAACCCAGACTGGGCATTCGATGTATCCAGTGTGTACGGAGAAAACCAGTACGATTATTCGTCATCCAACACAATCAACTCGTCTTATGCTGCTGAATACCTGGCAAGTAACCCCAACGCATCGGCCCAAGACATTGCCAACAATGCTGGTCCCAGAGGCGGTTATTCAGGTGGCTTCAGATTCGACCAGTGGACCACCAACCTGGATATCAGCGGCATTATTGACATTGATGGTGGCGAACCGGTTTACCTGTCTGTAGGTGCCGAATACCGTAAGGAAAATTATGAGATTGTTCCGGGTGAGGTAGCGTCTTATGCATGTGGCGTATCGAATTCTGACCGTTCTTTCCCATCTGTGATTGATGCTGAAATTTTTGCCGATTGCGGCTTTCAGGCTTATCAGGGGCTCAGACCGGATGCAGCCAATAAAGCCGATCGCTCCAGCCATGCCATATACATTGAAGCAGAAACCCTGCTCAATGAAGACTGGCTGGTTAGCGCAGCACTGCGCTATGAAGATGTGTCTGACTCAAACGATGACACCATCTGGAAACTGGCTACCCGCTATGAACTGACGGAAGATCTCGCGCTGCGTGCCGCAGCTTCAACGGGCTTCAGAGCTCCGTCATTGCAACAATCGGGCTATACCGCCTTTACCACAACACTGGGTGGAGATGGCGCACTGGCTACCTCTTATACCGCAACTGCGGGTTCTCCCTTCCCAGCTGCGCTTGGCGTAGATGGTCTGAAACTGGAATCCTCTGACAACTACAACTTAGGTCTGGCCTGGGATGTTAGCAACGATTTGTCTGTCACTTTGGATTTCTATCAGATCAAGATTTACGACCGCATTAATCTTGGCAGCTTCATTGGCGTCAACAGTGATGAGCTGGACGCTTTCCCGGCAGCTAACGCCGCATTAACGGCCACCGGGGCTGTACAGGGTAACTTTTTCTCAAACTCGCTTGATTCGACAACCCAAGGGTTTGATTTAATCGCTTCCTATTCACTGGCTCTGGCAGCTGGTGAGTTGGACATCACCTTTGCAGCAAATAAAAATAAGACCGAGATTGACAAAGTAAATGCGCCTCAGGGCATTCCTGACAACATTGTGCTTGATGCACAAAGACGCTCATTCCTTACTCATGGTCAGCCAAGAGAACGCGCCACGCTAACCTTTGACTACCAGCAGGACGACTGGAATGCGCTACTGCGCTTTAATTACTTTGGTAAAACTGAAGTCAGCTACTTTGCTGGTGGGCACATTGTGCTGCCAGATTTCTTGTCGCCAACCAACAGCTGGCAACAAACCAGTGTCGTTGAGTCAGCCGTTCTGGTTGACATCAACGCGGGTTATCAGCTGACCGACAGCATTGCACTGTCTGCCGGCATTGATAACCTGTTCGATGAAACGCCAGATGAGCTAGGCGAGGATGAAGTACTTAACTTCATTACCAATGGCGCGATGCGCTATCCATTGCGTGCGTTGCCCTATGGCTTTGACGGTATGACTTACTATGCCAAAGTGAGCTTTAGCTTTTAA
- a CDS encoding basic secretory protein-like protein, translated as MKKHHNYRKSTLALCLSSALMAPASFASSDLTQPDRGVITASGENGTAEGRTKAFDDSHYSKWLTFSPTGWIAYQLNTPQVVSGYTLTSANDAASRDPQDWQLLGSNDGNTWYELDTQTNQVFSARYQTRQYSVTNSQAYRHYKLNVTANQGAGILQLAEIELLGGVTPPPGNSLPLTHRKSLSKGNWQHYGPFNVAGKVLATTSGSGDADLYIGLGSQPTTNNYRCASTSPTAAESCQAQGSNLYVSVYGWSATSYTINIKEESDNGGGNWDKPVVDFVDMNPETAGSQLVKRIINDPAGHMANRCVDVAQVLYTDPKESQRFRHLRFELREKDAWGNDFVAYKLGQDGSGEMTIAVSTKHLEKVYREGNNDDNAIRDEIDGILFHEVTHGYNNSPITHDGYGDGGPYWAYTEGLADAVRIGAGFHKTRQPDINNPKKWLGGYTTTGFFLHYIKQEKDPLFIRKFNQSAVDYTNYTWSFDRVFNDILGIGVEQAWQDYVQFIQNGGQLQY; from the coding sequence ATGAAAAAACACCACAACTACAGAAAAAGTACACTTGCATTGTGCCTGAGCAGTGCCCTGATGGCACCTGCTAGCTTTGCCAGCTCGGATCTGACTCAGCCTGACAGAGGTGTCATTACCGCAAGTGGGGAAAACGGCACAGCCGAAGGACGAACGAAGGCATTTGATGATTCTCATTACAGCAAATGGCTGACCTTCTCGCCCACAGGCTGGATAGCTTACCAATTAAATACCCCTCAGGTTGTGTCGGGTTACACATTGACTTCGGCCAACGATGCGGCAAGCCGTGACCCACAAGACTGGCAATTACTGGGCTCAAATGATGGCAATACCTGGTACGAACTTGATACACAAACCAATCAGGTCTTCTCTGCACGCTATCAGACTCGCCAGTATAGTGTCACTAACAGTCAGGCCTATCGCCACTACAAGCTGAATGTCACAGCCAACCAGGGTGCCGGAATTTTGCAGCTGGCAGAAATTGAACTGCTGGGTGGCGTGACACCACCACCGGGAAATTCTCTGCCACTCACACACAGAAAATCGCTCAGTAAGGGGAATTGGCAGCATTATGGACCATTCAATGTAGCGGGAAAGGTCTTGGCAACCACCTCAGGTAGCGGTGATGCTGATCTGTATATCGGCCTGGGTAGCCAGCCAACCACCAACAATTACCGGTGTGCCAGCACCTCGCCCACAGCTGCGGAATCCTGTCAGGCTCAGGGCAGCAACCTGTATGTCTCTGTCTATGGCTGGTCAGCCACCAGTTACACCATCAATATAAAAGAAGAAAGCGACAATGGCGGCGGTAACTGGGATAAGCCGGTGGTCGATTTTGTTGATATGAACCCAGAAACGGCGGGTTCGCAACTGGTGAAGCGCATCATCAACGACCCTGCTGGTCATATGGCAAACCGCTGCGTGGACGTAGCTCAGGTGCTCTATACCGATCCAAAGGAATCGCAACGCTTCAGACACCTGCGCTTTGAACTCAGAGAAAAAGATGCCTGGGGCAACGACTTTGTGGCCTATAAACTCGGCCAGGATGGATCCGGCGAAATGACCATTGCCGTCAGCACAAAACATCTGGAAAAAGTCTACCGGGAAGGAAACAATGACGACAACGCGATCCGCGACGAAATTGACGGCATCTTATTCCATGAGGTTACTCATGGCTATAACAACTCTCCGATAACGCACGATGGCTATGGTGACGGCGGTCCTTACTGGGCCTATACCGAAGGTCTGGCAGATGCCGTGCGAATTGGCGCGGGTTTTCATAAAACCAGACAACCGGATATCAACAACCCTAAAAAGTGGCTGGGCGGATACACCACCACCGGCTTCTTCCTGCATTACATCAAACAGGAAAAAGACCCGCTGTTTATCCGCAAGTTTAACCAGTCAGCAGTGGATTACACCAACTACACCTGGTCATTCGACCGTGTCTTCAACGATATACTGGGCATTGGCGTAGAGCAAGCCTGGCAGGACTACGTACAATTTATTCAAAATGGTGGACAGCTGCAGTACTAG